DNA from Aureimonas sp. AU20:
GGTCGAGGAAGCGATCCTCTCGGGCGACAAGGAAGCCGCCCGCGCCGCCTTCAAGGTCGCCGAGCCCGAACTGGCCCGTGCCGCCGCCAAGGGCGTCCTGCACAAGAACACCGCCTCGCGCAAGATCTCGCGCCTGTCGAGCCGCGTGAAGGCGGTCGGCGCCGCCTGATCCGAGCCCTTCCAGCGCTCATCGACGATCAAAGGCCCGGAGCATCGCTTCGGGCCTTTCTTTTTGCGCCTGATGCTCCGCGTTCAGGCTTCGGGTCGGCAAGCCCCAAAGCGTCATTCAATCGTCACACGGAGCGACGCGCGCGACACGCGCCCTTCACGCAACCGTCACAGTGGACGACTCGCCACAATCCGCCCCATCTCGCTTTG
Protein-coding regions in this window:
- the rpsT gene encoding 30S ribosomal protein S20, whose protein sequence is MANTPSAKKAARKIARRTLVNKARRSRMRTFLRKVEEAILSGDKEAARAAFKVAEPELARAAAKGVLHKNTASRKISRLSSRVKAVGAA